tctaTAAATGTATGCGTGTCCGTGTAAGTCTATCGCGAGCGAGCGCGCACCGCTTACGATTGCCGGCCGAAGTGACCGCACaacagaggagggagagaagaagagcTAGTGGTGACGGCTGTCCtccgtgcctgcgtgtgtgcattgACGTGGTGCAGTGATgttacgtgtgtgtgtgtgcgtggcagcggGGGGCTTCTCTTGTGGAtgcttccctcccccctctgctgGCAAGGACCGCTTTCTCCTGAGCCACGTCTACACCTGCGTCCTCAAGCGTGAGGGGTACAATGCCGAGGCGTGTCTGGAGAGAATTGAAAGAGTTCGAGAGTTTTTGTGGCAAGAAACGGCGCtcgtggggggggggaacagaGAGGAGGCAGGCACACGGCCGATGCCGAATCTGGCGAAAGGCTAACGCTCCTCTTCTACTCCCATTTGCATTGAAAGCCAtgccggtgccgcagcgcgcgcgcttcgTTCACGTGGTGAACCACGGCCGTGCACGGGAGCAGGTACGCCTGGGTGTGTATGACTTTAATCAAAGACCGCAGttgccgcctccactgcgCATGGGTACAGAAGATACCAGAAACCAAGCAATGACACAAGTCGCTCCAGCGACAAGCACTCACCATCGGAATATGGAAAACGACCAAGGTGGCACCCGGCtcatgcgcacacaccgtCGGCACGCAGAGAAGAGCGATATATGTGTATGCTGCTTCCGCTATGAAGCCTTTACTACGAGGAGAGCGCGCTATACCCATCGTTGATGCCAGATGCCCTCTTGGACTCCTCCGTTCCAGGCACGAGCACGCGTGTCACGTCCACTTCGTCGCGCACCAgctgcgtgtggcgctgcACGCGGTTCAGCTGCTTCTCCATCCTCATGAGCCGGTGTGCCAGGTACATAGCCGTGATCACCATGCAGACGCCCACCATCCACGCCCCGACACCAAAGAAGGCGACGGCGGACATGACAAAGATGGCGTCGAGTCGGAGCCACATCATCGAGATCCACTCCGTCTTGGTAACATCAAACACCCGCGTCATCTCATAGGAGCGCATTGCGTAGAAGCCGGCAGTGGCCATGCCTGGAACAGCTGCGAGGTAGGCAATGGACGAATGCACCCTGAAGCGCGTCCACCCAAAGAGAGAGGGCATAAGAGCCAGGAGGACAGTCAGCATTGGTGCGGCAATGCTGCAGACGACCACAATCGTGTGCATGGCCGCCTTGCCTGTCTGGTCGCCAACGTCGAGGTTTGCGACCGGCTGCTCGCTCACACCATTCTCGCCGACTGCTGCGTACTCGTTCGGGTTGGCGGGCGCTGCCACCCCGGTGAAGCGCTGTCGCTCGTGGCGGTAGAGatcgacggcggtggcggtgagggAGTCGAGCACGGCAATCGTGTCGAGGTCTGGCGACGTGGCCGGGGCGCAGTCGTCCAATTCCGGGTGCGCATTCTTCTGTTCATTCAGCTTCTTGGCGTAGAAGAAGTCCGCCACGAAGAAGACGATGAGTCCCAGGAAGCACAACACCCCAGGGAGGCTTTCTGACATGACGGCTGCGAAGTGCGACGGTCGCGTGTGTGGGCCTGTATTCAGCGGTGTTCTGTTTGATGATGGGGACGGTGACGCGTTGGTGCATGTGCGCCCTCCTGCTTCGTATTCGTGAGGAAAATGAAGAGACAAGACCCTGAAAGGGTTCCGTAACATCTGCCGCGGGTGTGCGCACCGTGCATGGGGATATGGTCGGCGTGGGGGCAGCGGGGCATCGGGGcatggaggggggagagaggaaggcagCACGACGTAGAGGAAATAGTGTAAAGCAGGTGTCGTAGAGGGAGAGCGTCGACGTGCATAGCCAACACtgaagaggaagacggagaGCATGCATGTGTAACAAGCCCACCACAGCGCACCGCCACGTGTCAAAGGCGCTTCATTCACTCGAGCACACGGGCGTCCCTTGACCCTGCACGCGAACCTTTCTTTCGATTCACcaaagtgtgtgtgtggcgcccTCTGATCAAGGAACTACACAGCCTCCCTCCAGCAACAGCATCGAGCACCCCCACGACGGGCGGAGGCAGAGCTCAACAGGGCATACTCCCGTCTTCCTATGCGCACACGAACACAGTAtgggaaaaggagagaaggcgcgccGGCCTCACGTGGCGCACGTTTTTTGCTTCGGCATGGAATGGGCTACTCCAGCTCGGTCCTCACATcagctccacctccgcccccAGCTTCACCATAGCGTCCTTGAGCTTCTCCGCGTCGCCCTTCTGCACCTGGCGGGCGATCACACCTGGGCACTTATCGATCGCCGTCTTCGCTTCCTGGATGGAGAGCCCACAGACAGACCGCAGCTCCTTGATCAGCTTGATCTTGTTCTCAGCCGGGAATATCTTGAGGGTGACGTCGAAAGCCGTCTTCTCAGGGGCCTTCTTGGCCAATGGAGCCGCACtctccgcagctgcagcgccaccgccaggagccaccacagcagccggGACAGATgtggcgacagcagcaccaccaacgcCGCCCGAAGCTTGCAGTAAGTGCTCCTCGTAGTCCACCGCAACGGGTTCGGCCCCACCGCCACTACCGGCGCGCAACATCTCTGCCATCGCCTTCTTGTGAAAGGTGGTCATGGTGGCCATATCCATGTTCACATAGGCCTCTGCCAGTGCCTCCAGCACCTCTTCGCTGCACGGCACGCCCAGCGGCGTCATGCCACGCGGAATGCGGCTACTCGCCACGCCGTTGATGATGGCTCGGTGTGACGTAAAgagggcagcggtggccacACGCAGCCGTGCCACGTCACATGCAAGGACTCTCTGCCGCATGCCTATGCGAAAACGCCTGTGATGTGTGTGGTACTCTGTGTGCCGACGGTGTATCAGCCTGTCACACGTGAAGAAGGGAGACAAGGGGACAAGAaagcgaggggtgggggtgggatgAATGAGCGGATGCGCCTATAGAGGGTGTTACACGTCACGTGTGCGGTACATCTGCCGCGTCTGCATCACGGGGCAGAGGGTACGACGCGAGTACCGCTGCGACAGTCAACGCTGTTCTGCGGGGTGCGCGACAGAATCACAGTGAGGACACCACAGGGGATGCCTTACACATGCAGCCTTGCGCCTGCATACACCACCGGCAACTCCCAgacacaccgacaccgggGCAGCCAGGGGATGGCGGGTGGACCACTTCGGCATTTCGCTCTTATGTAACCCGACAAAATGTACACCGGCGTCCACTGGGAAgaagggtgggggggggctgcaggTAGTCAACTCTGGCCTGGCAGATGATGGTGCTTGACCAAAGGAAAAAATGAGTAGAGGTGAAGAGGGTGGCGAGGGGCAGGATTGGCGcagacgtgtgtgcgcatgtccACGGTGAAAGAggcgcgacgacgacacagACATATCCAGgccgcttgtgtgtgtgtgtgtgacttTCTATGATGTCGTTGCGGTCTTCTTCTATGACAAAGGCATGTGCGCATCGCCGCACAGGCACATGTGTATATATCCGCAAGAGGTGATGGCGGCCTCACCAGAGCGGGAGCTACACACCTACGGCAAGCGTCTATGATGCAGGTGTTGGGTCGGTAACAGGTGGCGTCAGCAGTGAGGTCGAGCTTCCGACGCCAGAGGGAGCAGCGCTTTTCGCCTTGTGTGCAGAGCGGCGACTAGTGCGAAACAGGTAAGGGTCCTGGCTCAGCTGAAACACGTCGCATCGCTCGCGTTCGTTGAAGGCGAGGCAGCCACGGATGATGTCCTtggcctcctcgctcacctTGGGTGTGTCGGGGAAgtgcagcgtgcgcgcggaTTGAATGATGAGCTTTTCCTGCCATATGCGGCGCTGCGACTCGCCCTCGGCGAATGGCCGCTTGCCAAAGAGCATCTGATAGAAGATGACGCCGGCGGACCAGATGTCGACTTTGTTGCTGATGCGCGGTGTCGAGGAGGTTTCGAAGCACTCGGGTGGCAGGTACCAGTACGTGCCGGTGCCCTGTGAGGTGAGCTCGATGGACGGGTTGTCGCTGGGGCCTTCGCGGGTGGTGCCGATGATCTTGGAGAGGCCAAAGTCGGTAATCTTAATATCGAGGATGGTTGGGTCGTCGCGGTGCAGAAGGATGTTGGCCGGCTTTAGGTCGTAGTGGATGATAGGGCTGTCGAGGGAGGCGAGGTAGCGCAGCACGTCCACGACCTGCAGAAAGATGAGCCGCGCGTCGGCCTCCTTGAAGGTGCGGTAGCGCTTGAGGTAGGTGTCGAGGTCCATCCCGTTGCTGTACTCCATCACGGAGATGAACATGCTGTCGCCGCGAGGGAAGACGTCGTAGAGGTGTGTCAGATGTGGGTGATCGAGCGCGCGCATAATGTCGAGCTCCCGCTGTGCGTGGCGCAGGTAGTGAGTGCGCGTCTGGGCAGGCCACTCGCGCTGAATGTGGTGAATCTTACACGCCACGTAGCGGCCTTCGACGAGGTCGAACGCCTTCCACACTTCAGAGAAGCCGCCCTTGCCTAGTAGGTGCATGAGAACGTAGCGGTCTCCCTCGCCGATGGTGGGGATAGCCAAGAACTCGGACGTGTCCTCGTCATTCACGCGGCGCATCTCCTTCACGAAAGCCTTCTTCTCGTGCTCGATCTCTGTCTGCTTCAGCTTGATGTCGGCGATAGTGTTGGTCAGAGCGGCGTGCTCGGAGGCGCGCAGCTGATACTCCATCTGGGCAGCCATCAGCGCGTCCTGCAAGTCCGGGCCGGCGCCGGAGTCTTCCCGCTCGCGCTCCTGGCGGGCCAGGTGTTTCACGttgctctgcgccgtcttcttgAGCGCCTCGACCTCCTCACGTTTTTGAGTGAGGTCGGCCAGCTTCAGGAACAGCGTGCGCACTCGATCGCCCTCCATCCACACTGTCTGACCGTTGCTGTGCCACGTTGCAGTCTGGCCGAGCTCGAAATGTTTCTGATAGAGGACACGCCGCGCCTCTGAGCGATCCTTCTGGGCAGCGCTGAGCATTTCCTGCCGCATGACAGACTGGAAGTGCTCCAGCTTCTTCTGGTACTGCCGACATTGATCGTCCATGAAGTGTATCTGGTCATTGCGCCGCCCCACCTCGGCACGCAgcccctccacctcgcgGTTGAGCTCCTCGATGTGACTGTCACGGTCGCTGATCTCCTTCTTGAGCGCCATCGTGTCGCTGACCATGCCGTAGGCGGCGAGGGTGGGCTGCTTGAAGCGGCGCGCGTCCGCAGAGGCTGAAGACGACGACAGTGTTGTgaccgctgcagctggctgGCAGTTACTGGCACCGTCAGTCCCGCTGCGGGAGGCCGCGACGGGTGACGTGGAGCCTGGCCCGACGGCGGCTAGTCCACGCGATCGTGAGCGCGGGGCATCAACggccgacgccggcgcgTTTGTCTCTGGCTGAtcgacgtcgacgacgagctCCGTGCCGGCAACAGGCGTGGTGACGGAAGCCTCATTGGAGAAGGTAGCgggcgcgctgccgctgctaccCTCCTGTAGCGTGGCGTCGGTTTCCTCGCGGGGCCGCTTTTGGGCCTGTGGCGGTcgctgcacggcggcagcgagggcggccTCCATGGCTGTGGAACAgtggggaggcgaggggtgggggatACCGTTAGACAGCAAAGCAAAACCAAGAGAAAACAACCGAAAGAAATGCCGGCGCACGCAGCGGCCTCGCGCCTTGGCAACGTCAACGAGGTAGCTCAGAGGAGAAAGCGATGGCAGGTGCTAGAACGACAAGGCCTGTTGGCCAGAGGGCGGTGAAGGGTGTTGAGGCGGGGGAAGCTCAGTACAAAACAGACGACGGTGGGTGTGAGACAGTGGGAGGAGCACTGaagcgcatgcacgcacgtgcgcgacgctctgtgtgtgtgtgtgtgtgtgtgtaagtCGGTGGGCACCAGAACACCTGCACGCACCAGACGAAGAGTTCCAAACAGCAACGAGTATACGCCACTGTCGGAGAACAGACCTGCaggagggagacagaggaggaggagggtgggagcAAGGGGGCGGGTGGCGGTTGGAGGGACAGCGCAGCACACCCCTGTCTGACATGTCCGTCTCGATGCATCTTCGCAGCATGGAGGAAGGACGCcactgttgttgttgtcgtgtAGGCAGAGCGTCGCTCGACCCCAGAGGAATGTATGAAAGGGGCTGGGGTAGGGAGTGTCAGTAAGAGAGATCCAAAGACGCAAGTAGAACGGACGAAAAAGATGCTCACGGAGGACATGTACACGCACTGCGGTGAGGATGACTACTGCACGTAGATACAGCTGCGCTCGCTTAGCGAACAACGCGCTCGACGACCCACTGATCATCGTCAAACCGCAGCACAAGGTAGATGGGAAACTCCAGCTCCGGTATGTTGCTCTGCAGGGATGCTTTACACTGCTGAAGAATGAGGCGCTGGTCTACCGTCGAGTAGTGCGCGTGGTTTCCGGTGCAGCTGAGCAGCATCCAGTCTGTTGACTCGCGCACCGCGATCTCGGGAACGCACGGCATTGCCTCGGCAAAGTCAAGGGTGACCTTGAAGATGACATTCTGGGAGAAGGTCACCTGATCCATGTTCGTGCTACGCACCACCCGTTTGTCCTCGAGGAATGCGGCGGTGTCCACCGCGATCTGCTGcatcccctccgcccccttAAGGATGATCGTGTTGAGGACACCGCCCTGCACGAAGCTCAGCTCCGGCGTCGTCTCCACATCACTCACGCGTTTCTTCTTGCCCATTCTAATGTCCGCCACGGGCGGTGGAGGTTGCGGGTAAAGAGctggggagggagagagagccagACAGAGCAGATTCTACGAAACGGTCTAGaggtgccgtcgccgtgcgTCACAACATCCACGCTGTTTGTGTGCCGCGCCTGTGTGTTTCGACACAGGCCGCACGGTGGTCGGGCTCTGATGACCAGCACACCTCGGAGACAACGACAGAGAAGGTGGAGATgagaaggcgcagcagaagcgAATGGTGGGCAGCGAAGGACGATGAAGGAGAGAACCGGCAGTGAGCGCGCCCTTAAAACGGGACAAAGCTCCCGCACAACGGATATCGGTGCGTTCACCTCACGCGGTGGAAGCCGTGCGCCAGCACAAACCCGACGCCCTTGCAGAGCTGACAGGCAACGGCCAAGGGCCACACCCCATAATGCGCCGCCAGCCCCGTATCCCTCCAATTGAGGGCTGATGAATGGGTGCTTGTAgccttctttttcgtttgAGTGTTCGGTGCAACCGCACGGAAATGCACGCATCCTCGACGGGCTGCGCGCATAGCCCACCGCCGCAGACAACGCGCCACTCTGTATCGACGTGCACATCTCAAACCAACAGAGACGCAACGCAGCAGATGCTGAGCGAAGAAGGAAGGCCGACTCTTCGCTGCTGAAGAAGGCAAGGGGCCGAGGCACGTGTGCTCCCGCAGAGGCAACGGGGTTGTAGTCTCACGCGACGGTACTATACGCTGCACTCTCCTCATACAATATCGAGGTGAGCCTTGTGCTTGGGGGCAGGAAACGCCGCGTCAAGCTGTGCCATGTCCACCTCTGTCAGCTCAATGctgtctgccgccgcgttTTCTTTCGTGTGTGCCGGGTTGCCGGAGCGTGGGATTGCGATGAcgtggccgctgcgcagcacaaAGGCAAGTAGAACCTGTGTGACGGTGGCGTTGTGGCGAGCCGCAACGTTCTGCACGACGGTGCTCTTGTACAGTTCCGACTTGAGCTCGCCAGCCTGGGCGATGGGGCAGTAGGCCATCACTGGCACGTTATGCTCCCTGAGCCAGGGAAGGAGTTCGTACTCGATGCCGCGGGAGCCAAGGTGGTAAAGCACTTGATTGGCCGCGCACTTGTCGCCACCGGGGACGTGCCACAGTTCCTTCATGTCGTCCACGTCGAAGTTCGACACGCCCCAGCGGCGAATCTTGCCGCTCTTGACGAGTTCCTCCATGCACGTCACCGTCtcgggcagcggcacacggcCGCGCCAGTGCAGAAGGTACAGATCCAAGTAGTCAGTGCCGAGGTTCTGGAGGGAGGCATCACAGCTGCGAAAGATGTTCGCTCGCGATGCGTTTGTTGGCAGCACCTTCGAGACAATGAAGAGCCGCTCACGTGGCGTCTCCTTGATGGCTTCTGCCACCAGTCGCTCGGAGCGGCCGTTGCCGTACATCTCTGCGGTATCGATGAGCGTCATGCCCGCTTCTATACCACCACGCAGGGCCGCCAGCTCGCGTGTGCGGTTTTCGGGGTGCTCACCCATCATCCACACGCCCTGTCCTAGCGCTGGAGCCGCCGCGCCATCGGGCAGGCGCACCACGCGGCGAGTTGCCATCTCAGCTCGAGTGCGGGAGGACGGTGACGAaggtttgtgtgtgtgtgtgtgtgtgtgtgtgtgtgtgtgcgtgtccgtgcgATGGGGAGACAGCAGAAGTACAGTGTCCAGGTAGTCGGCGCCGGTGTGCTGCGGTATGAAGTGCGCCAAAGTCACTAACCGGAAAAGGATGCGAGAGGcggagcgacagcggcgttgcCACACCCAACCACTGCCAGTAGTGCGGCTACTGCTTTGGTGTCAACAGCGTTGCAGTGGTGGTATATATGGTTGACGGTAtcctgtgtgtctgcagtggcagcagcagggggaggagTATGGCGTGGAGGCTACGGAGGGGGGGGTTCGCTATGCGCGCGGCCTGCCTTGAAGTCCTGCGTGAGAGAACGGGACCAGAAGACGTGGGAGGAGGCCAGGGGGAGTGTCGTACCAACAATAGAGGTGGTGCAGAGTCGAGAGGACTGAAAGAGCGTAAGAAAGATCCCGCCAACGTCCGCGCAGAacagcagctgaaggagaagCTTGGGAGGTTCAGCCGGTGCATTTTTCTGTGCCGCCGTGACGGCTCGCCCCTTGCACTTACCGCGTCCTTCTTCAGCGCCCCTTGAGCCTTGCCCACCTCATGGTGCAGCAATGTCGTTTCTCTCGTCAGCTCGCTTAGACCTGCATGAGCGTCAATATCAGACATATGCACACGTGCCGCCGTCTACCAAATGTCGAGGTTGTCCGCGCCGACCACttccgccgccacccgctGATGACTTCCTCCGGGGTGGAGCGGCACTGTTGGTGGTTGGCAGCCGAAGGGGCCCGCGTCTTTgtacggcggtggcgcaccgAGGACACCGCGGGCAACGTAGTCCGTCACCACGCGAAAGCCGTCCTGTGGGGTGTTCCCGTTCGGGCCTGTACGTGCACTGGCCACTTCttccgccgcgtcgcggcCGCACTTCATGTCCTGAAAGAAATGTGCTGCAAAGCTGCTCGggttctgcagctgcaggtctcgctgctcctcctctctgaTGGCGTCGAGCTGACTGCGATGGGCCGCCGCGCATACGTTGCACTCCGCCGCTGTAtagaggcagcggtggtggaaggCGTGCTTGCACATGAAGTACACCGTGGGAGTGTCAAGCGCTTGATGGCAGTGCGCACACGTGGTCGCCTGGAAGACGACAGCCGAGGTCTGCAGAGCGACAACCTCCTTCTTGATGCGCTCCATCTCGCCGAGTCTCTGCGACGTCTGTGCTAGCACCTCCTGCAACTGCTGCGTCTGCTTTAGCAGGCACCGCTGGCAGTAGTTCCGCACGGTGCGCAGATCGAGAGTACTTTCAGGGCACTTGCGCAGTATCTCCAGGACCACCACCGGCGATAGCGCGTCGTGGGCCTCAATGTAGTCCAGCACCTTCACAATGTCGAGCGATTCCGTCGTCGCAGTGCGCATGAGTTGCGACAGAAGCGTCATCCACATGGTGGtcgtgctgctgtcggcAGCCGGCCTCTCCTGACACGCCTGGAAGAGCTTCGCAGTCGCCTCGCGCCTCTCAGCCGGGGTAGAGTTGGGGTCGTTCAGCTTGGCGCCGTAGTAGTCGAGGATCTCCTCCGAGAGTCcgaggagacggaggaggtACAGAATGCCGTCCTCGAAACGGTGCTGATGGGCCAGAGTCAGCGCGAGGTAGTGGTCGTAGCGGCCCTTGTACGCCTCCAGAAACGTCCGCGCCTGCTCCAGCCGTCGCTCGTACGGCTCCAATGGGAACTCGGTCGTCGCGTCAGCGCTCAAGACACCA
This genomic stretch from Leishmania mexicana MHOM/GT/2001/U1103 complete genome, chromosome 30 harbors:
- a CDS encoding putative aldehyde reductase produces the protein MATRRVVRLPDGAAAPALGQGVWMMGEHPENRTRELAALRGGIEAGMTLIDTAEMYGNGRSERLVAEAIKETPRERLFIVSKVLPTNASRANIFRSCDASLQNLGTDYLDLYLLHWRGRVPLPETVTCMEELVKSGKIRRWGVSNFDVDDMKELWHVPGGDKCAANQVLYHLGSRGIEYELLPWLREHNVPVMAYCPIAQAGELKSELYKSTVVQNVAARHNATVTQVLLAFVLRSGHVIAIPRSGNPAHTKENAAADSIELTEVDMAQLDAAFPAPKHKAHLDIV
- a CDS encoding putative protein kinase translates to MEAALAAAVQRPPQAQKRPREETDATLQEGSSGSAPATFSNEASVTTPVAGTELVVDVDQPETNAPASAVDAPRSRSRGLAAVGPGSTSPVAASRSGTDGASNCQPAAAVTTLSSSSASADARRFKQPTLAAYGMVSDTMALKKEISDRDSHIEELNREVEGLRAEVGRRNDQIHFMDDQCRQYQKKLEHFQSVMRQEMLSAAQKDRSEARRVLYQKHFELGQTATWHSNGQTVWMEGDRVRTLFLKLADLTQKREEVEALKKTAQSNVKHLARQEREREDSGAGPDLQDALMAAQMEYQLRASEHAALTNTIADIKLKQTEIEHEKKAFVKEMRRVNDEDTSEFLAIPTIGEGDRYVLMHLLGKGGFSEVWKAFDLVEGRYVACKIHHIQREWPAQTRTHYLRHAQRELDIMRALDHPHLTHLYDVFPRGDSMFISVMEYSNGMDLDTYLKRYRTFKEADARLIFLQVVDVLRYLASLDSPIIHYDLKPANILLHRDDPTILDIKITDFGLSKIIGTTREGPSDNPSIELTSQGTGTYWYLPPECFETSSTPRISNKVDIWSAGVIFYQMLFGKRPFAEGESQRRIWQEKLIIQSARTLHFPDTPKVSEEAKDIIRGCLAFNERERCDVFQLSQDPYLFRTSRRSAHKAKSAAPSGVGSSTSLLTPPVTDPTPAS
- a CDS encoding ribosomal protein l7/l12-like protein: MRQRVLACDVARLRVATAALFTSHRAIINGVASSRIPRGMTPLGVPCSEEVLEALAEAYVNMDMATMTTFHKKAMAEMLRAGSGGGAEPVAVDYEEHLLQASGGVGGAAVATSVPAAVVAPGGGAAAAESAAPLAKKAPEKTAFDVTLKIFPAENKIKLIKELRSVCGLSIQEAKTAIDKCPGVIARQVQKGDAEKLKDAMVKLGAEVELM